ttatgtaaaaaaaaaaccgaAGAGTGTCAAGTGCGCACATACAGAGATGAGAGGGACTTTCAAAGATGGACGCCGGGAAGGGGCGGGGCGAGCAGCGGACGGTGAAGAGCAGGCTGAGACATGGCGGCCGCGCCGCGCTCACATCCTCCGCGCCGCTTATCTGATTGATAGTGTTCAGTGACAGTAACGGTATAAAGGCTTTAATCCAGCGCCGTGGACGGTTCCACGCGCGCGCGCGATCACACGCGCACGCGGCGTGCCCGTATTCCCTCGCCGCGTCGGTGGGCGGGAGAAACGGTCCGTAGGCGCGCTGGACTCGACCAGATgcacatcaatcaatcaaactgTGACACTACGTCAGCCGAAGCGTCTGTTCGACGGATCCAGTGCGCAGTTCGGTGTAAAGTGATATTTCTCGCTCCCACCGGGTTGAAAAGGCGCCATGTTTCCGGCTCCGGTCGGTTTTATTCGGGTCGGATTATTGTTTTAACGGAGAAAGGACGGTTGCAGCGGCAGCACGGGAGGGGGCGTGGCCTCGGGGTTTAGAAATTCTATCCATTGTTCCACTTCGACGCGCGAAGAGAACACCTCTGTTGAGTCCTCAGCCAATCAGCGCGGCCCGACCTCCTCGGCGCCCCGCCCACAAGCCTATATTAAAGGCTCGGCCGTCAGCAGCATTGGCCACTGGCACAACATAACACTGATTGATCCGCAAACCCAGCAGAAGGATTTACTTTATTCCACCTTTCAGTTCAGCCGTCCTTTATTTTATTGACCTGAAACAATGGCAGACACACAAGTTGACTCCGGCTCGGACATCTCTGCCAAGGTAAGCCGCCgcacacctccacctccccgTGGAGCGGAGCTCTGAGAGCCCCTCGGCGGCGCGGAGCTTCTCTCTAACCTACATTCGGTAAAAAGCCTCCGCGGCGCCGCTTCGCGCTCAATCCGAGTGTGGAGTGTGAATAAAGGGCAGGAGCGGCGCCGCGGCTCGGTCCCCTTTCCTCCAGGCTCGGATGGAAACGTTCGACAGGCTGGAGCTGGGGGGTCTCCGCTCCGCATCATGGACACGGGCTCCGCGGCTCATTGTCCGGGGAGCAGCGGTCTGCGCGGGTTCTTTGTTTATACAAGCGGCTCGGTTCTTGTCGCCGCGCATCCAGCCCGAGCCGAGCCACGGAGGCGCTGAGCGGCCGCTCCGGAGCGCACTCTCCGGGCTCGGTGTCCGCCGCTCGCGCTGCTGAACCGACGCACATTTATTCCACATTTTAATGTGAGTTGGTCGGAAGGTGGACCCCGCGTCCAGCCGGAGGCTCGGCGCAGGAACGGGGCTCCGCGCGGCTCCAGCTGGGCTGGCGCTGTGGAGGTGGCCGTTTGAATGGAGGACGGAGCGGCAGGCGGTGCGGAGGCTGCTTCACAGCGAGGGCAACTTTCGCttccctccagctgctgctccgtGTCTCTCAGTGCTCCTCGGCACCGCTCATGTAGAACAGCAGGAAGGCACCGGGCCCGGGTGACCCGGTTTGTTTACCGACTCGGGAAGGTCGCCTGACTGAGCCCCCGTTAACCGGAGAGCCTCCGTCTGCCGGAGCCGCGGCTTCCGCTTCTTCTCCGGTGTTTTTGGAGCAGGTTCGCGGGGCGCGCTGATGTCTCGAGGgaaaagtttttctttcttttttgtaatGCAGCCCacttctgtgtgttgtgtggaggtgtgtgtgtgtgtggaggtgtgtgtgtgtaggtgtgtgtgtgtgtgtgtggaggtgtgtgtgacgGCGCTGGTTTTCCCCTCTTTGTGCTGCGCTCCGCTCGCGCTTCGCTCCTTCCGTCTGATCATCTCTGCGCTTTTCTGAATGTTCATGTCCGCCCGGACTTTGGACCGGACCGGGTAAAACTTTAATAGTCCCCGCGGGGAGGGGGGGTCGGATCTCCGCAGCAGCGGGAGAGAAAAGACTCGGATAATAAGAGAGCAGCCGCGGAGTAATTATGAGAGATTATAACAAATAAgcatatgggggggggggggggtattacCTCTGATAATCCGGACACTATTTATAGTTTGGAGCATTTTTACGCACAGGCGCCGCTTTTTACGCGCAGCGGCGTAGCGGGACTGAGCCGCTGCGTCTCCAGCGCTAAACAGCTTAATGGATTTTAACCAGTAAGATTAATCAGCAGCAGAATATGTGCTGGATGATGAACGGGGTCGACGGAGGAGGAAGCGGAGCGCTGTGCGGGCGCTtttccggtgtgtgtgtgtgtgtgtgtgaggtggttgtgtgtgtctgtggggttGCTGCTCGCGCTCCGTGCCGCTCGGCTCGCCTGCCATGTGTCGTCTCCTATTGTCCTTTCCTGCCTCCGTTACAACGAGCGGCCAGCAGCAGCGTGCGTCGCGCtcaccgcctcctcctcctccatcacctccccctccctctcctctctctctctctctctctccctccccctccccctccctcctgctcctgcGCCCTCCTGTGTTATTTTAAACGGAGCGGTGCATCATGGGTATTGCAGTGCCTCTCCCGGGCGTGTCTTGTGACATATGGCGGCGACGGCAGCCTGCGGAAGACTACAATACCCAGAGTGCCCGGAGGCCACATCAAAGTATCAGATTACAACACATTAGAGGGGATGGAGGGGGGGGAggcggagggggaggagggggaggatcTGCAGAGACCAACATGGTGTTTAAATAGGCAGGCTCCGTCCTGACAGGCTGAGAAATGCAGCGGCCTTTTCTAAGTAGGCCAGCAGGTACAGGACTAACACGCCGGTCTGTTCCAGgacctgaaggagaagaagctggtggaggagaaggagaacgGCAAGGATGCTGCCACCAACGGCAAGGAGAACGAGGAGAACGGCGAGCCCGAGGTAgacgatgaagaggaggaggaggtcgacgaggaggacgaggaagacGACGGAGAAGGTGGCTACAAGTTTGAGTTTTTTAATTAAGATTacgaaacctttattagtcccacaatggggagaTGGCGTGTTCATGTTTTTATGATAAAACTCACTCTTCATCCGTTTCCCCTGCAGGAGacgaggaagacgaggaggaagacgaCGATGAGATTGAGGGCGGCACAAAACGGGCAGCTGAGGATGACGAGGATGACGACGAGGTGAGATGATGAAGGCTGCGACGTCCGATCTGAGCCGAGAGTTCACAGCtaactcctcttcttcctcctcttcctcttcttcctcttcttcgtcttctttcAGGACGACGTGGAAACCAAGAAGCAGAAAACCGACGATGATGATTGATGCGTTTTCCCCGCGCCATCCTGCTGAACCACTTCCTGGTCCTTCACCTCTGACTGCTTTTCTACGTCACAGGTGGAGGGGCGGGAGGACTGAtgaaaggaaaaataataataaaaaaatccaacatGGTCATTAGCAAGTAgagttcaacacacacacacacacacactcagtctcCCCTCAAAGCTGCAAAACAAATTTTCTAGAGGAACCCGCCACATCGACCAGAAATCCGGCTTCtcttcaacaacaacacaaaaggagaatttgtttgtatttttatttacattttatatttttgtacatattGTTAGGAGGGGGGTCAGGTTCTCTCTCGGCAGCGATCGTCAGACCAAATCGGTGCTTCTTCAACGAAAGGTTTTACTTGGTTGACCATGTTATATCTCAAcagataaaatgtaaaaaaaagttaaacatGAAAGAACCTCTTACGCCGTTGAACTCAGAGCATTCCAGTAAATTTAATGTATGTACTTTAGCTGTACCATAACTAGTTTGTTTGTATGGGAGGGTAAGGCCAAAGAAAAGagcctcttttctttcctttgattttgtttttgtcggCGACTTTTTGTTTATGACGGCCTGTTTTGATGTATGTGCGAAGTTTGTTGTTTGACAATAAACCggacttttattttgtgagTTGTACTTTGTATCTCTGCTGGTTTCTTGCTCTCAGACGGTTGTGTTGACAGGACCGCGGCTGACGGGGACTCTGGAGCAGTGTGGACATAAAGTCCGGCTGTTTGGaggtaaaagaaaaacagggaGAGGACCTGCAGAGGGCGCCAGCGGCAGCCTGGGCTCAGCAGCTCTGAGCTGTGGCCTGTCTCAATAAAAACAATCAGCATGTCTCATCAGGAGATGATGAGGTGGCAGCAGCTTCATCTGCTGGTGTGTTTGGACCTTTATGAAACTGACTCGGGCTGAATCGAGTGGAGCGggtctgctgcaggaggaggagccggAGTGGATCCCTGACCAGATCCAGTCCCTATTGTCTGTTCAGAGAGGTTATGACCTGCAGACGGTCCTTCTGTGCTGCCTGATCAGGACTGGCATGGAGGGCTATGGGAACTGACTCAGATCAGCAGCCACCCCCAAGTGGCTGTTCAAGGAAGTGCAGTTTGGGTTTTGGGTTAGCCTCTTCATGATCTGCTCAGAGTCCACGCAGCTGATCAATGCAGGTATTTGGTTCTTCCACCTCACAGACACGGGGCTGGTCCAGATCTTTGGCGGACGGCTCTGCTCAGGTGTGAATCTGATGATGAAGCTGAAGGTGCTGTGCTCCACCCAGGAGGTGGAGCCTGAGGTGTGTGCGGCGCAGGCAGATGTGAGCTGTCAGACAAACATGACGTGGCCCGAGCCGCGGAGGAGGGTCTGATCTGTGTTGGGTCTTGTTGACTGCAGCCTGCGGGGcctggagcacacacacacagacacacaccacacagacacacacacacctttaagtTTTTCCTCATTCACTTTGAACACTttctaaaaacagaaacacatcacaaacacagagaacgtgtgaaaatatatttaatcaTTTGAATTGAACATCAACATGTATGTATACTGTCTTAGTTTGATAATACATAGTGTTCCTGTATAACATGCTGAAGCAGACTGTATGGACCAGCCGGTGTTCCAGGCGTGTCGACACGTGGGTCCCAGTCTGCAGCTTTAGAATCAGATCAGGTCCTAAAATCCGCCTTAGCTCCGCAGGTGGTCTGACCCAGCTGCTCCCCCACAGCTCTGACATGGTCCGTTCCAAACCAGAGGAGGAGAGCGGAGGGAACAGTCCACCTGAGCAGGAGCGGGTGAGTGGACGCTCTTCAGTTATTGTCTTTACATGGGAAACACTGGATGTTTTTCTGATCCTATGAGTGTGTTACCTGGCTTTCAGGggagcagcgtgtgtgtgtgtgtgtgtgtgtgtgtgtctgcgctgacacacacacacacagatgagtcCTGACATGACTGGAAGTCTGGAGGTGTCGTCAGGTCGTCACTCATTCATGACCTAAAGGTTTGTTTTACTGTCTGAGGTGTTACAGCTGCTACATCCTGAGAGCGCCCTCTGCAGGTCACAGCGAGCTAAACTCTTCAGCAACAAGACTGGATGAATTACTGACTGAGGTTAgcttagcctgctagctgtgCATTAGCTGGACTGTTCAATCTGATTTGTCAGACGACAGTAGCTGCAATTCACCCAGCGGCCACAGGTGTCACCGTTCACAAAGGCTTTCTGATCAGGACCCTTTAACCTGTCTGCCCACACTGAGGAAGTCCGGAGATatcagaaccagaaccagaatcagaaatactttattgatcccagggggaaattccAGCTGCTCCATGCATACTGAGAAACAGGCTGGAAATATAAAACAAGGTAAAATAgtaagaatagaataaaaataaaaaacaattctaaacaataataaacaaaacgTTAAATCCagcaagtgaagactgaaggtcataaagtctgtgtgtgtgtctgtgtgtgtgtgtgtgagtgtgtctgtgtgtgtgtgtgagtctgtgtgtgtgtgtgtgtgtgagtctgtgtgtgtgtgtctgtgtgtgagtctatgtgtgtgtgagtctctgtgtgggtgtgtgtgtgtgtctgtgtatgtgtgtgtgtctgtttgtgtgtgtgtgtctgtgtgtgtgtgtgtctgtgtatgtgtgtgtgtatgtgtgtgtgtctgtttgtgtgtgtgtgtctgtgtgtgtgtgtgtgtgtctgtgtatgtgtctgtgtgtgtgtgtgtgtgtctgtgtgtgtctgtttgtgtgtgtgtctgcgtgtgtgtgtgtctgtttgtgtgtgtgtgagtctgtgtgtgtgtgtgtgtgtgtgtgtgagtctgtgtgtgtctgtgtgtgtctgcgtgtgtgtgtgtctgtttgtgtgtgtgtgtctgtgtatgtgtctgtgtgtgtgtctgtgtgtgtctgtttgtgtatgtgtgtgtgtctgtgtgtgtgtctgtgtgtgtctgtttgtgtgtgtgtctgcgtgtgtgtgtgtctgtttgtgtgtgtgtgtgagtctgtgtgtgtgtgtgtgtgtgtgtgtgtgagtctgtgtgtgtgtgtgtgtgagtctgtgtgtgtgtgtgtgtgtgtgtgtgagtctatgtgtgtgtgtctgtgtgtgtgtgagtctctgtgtgggtgtgtgtgtctgtttgtgtgtgtgtgtctgtgtgtgtgtgtgtctgtgtatgtgtgtgtgtgtctgtgtatgtgtgtgtgtctgtgtgtgtctgcgtgtgtgtgtgtctgtttgtgtgtgtgtgtgtgtctgtgtatgtgtctgtgtgtgtgtctgtgtatgtgtctgtgtgtgtctgtttgtgtgtgtgtctgtgtgtgtgtctgtgtgtgtctgtttgtgtgtgtgtgtgtgcgtctgtgtgtgtgtgtgtgtgtctgtttgtgtgtgtgtgtgtgtctgtgtatgtgtccgtgtgtgtctgtttgtgtgtgtgtgtgtgtgtgtctgtgtgtgtctgtttgtgtgtgtgtctgcgtgtgtgtgtgtctgtttgtgtgtgtgtgtgagtctgtgtgtgtgtgtgtgtgtgtgtgtgtgtgtgagtctgtgtgtgtctgtgtgtgtgtgtgtgtgagtctgtgtgtgtgtgtgtgtgtgtgtgagtctatgtgtgtgtgtctgtgtgtgtgtgagtctctgtgtgggtgtgtgtgtctgtttgtgtgtgtgtgtctgtgtgtgtgtgtgtgtgtgtctgtgtatgtgtgtgtgtgtctgtgtgtgtgtgtctgtgtatgtgtgtgtgtctgtgtgtgtctgcgtgtgtgtgtgtctgtttgtgtgtgtgtgtgtgtctgtgtatgtgtctgtgtgtgtgtctgtgtatgtgtctgtgtgtgtctgtttgtgtgtgtgtctgtgtgtgtgtctgtgtgtctgtttgtgtgtgtgtgtgtgcgtctgtgtgtgtgtgtctgtttgtgtgtgtgtgtgtgtctgtgtatgtgtccgtgtgtgtctgtttgtgtgtgtgtgtgtgtgtgtctgtgtgtgtgtctgtttgtgtgtgtgtgtctgtttgtgtgtgtgtgtgtctgtttgtgtgtgtgtgtgtgtctgtttgtgtgtctgtgtgtctgtttgtgtgtgtgtatgtgtctgtgtatgtgtctgtgtgtgtctgtttgtgtgtgtgtatgtgtgtgtgtgtgtctgtttgtgtgtgtgtgtgtgtgtctgtttgtgtctctgtgtgtgtgtctgtttgtgtgtctgtgtcacgtTCAGATGTTTTGATGtctgatcagagaagcttcaGGATTACTGACACACATCCAGCCGCTCAGATCTTCTAAATGTTCTGAACTCTTTAAACGACGTCGTTTTAAACTTCAGGTCGTTCCTCCTCCGGCTGCAGAGCTTAGTTTAAATGAAGTTTAATGTTCTGATCCGGATGCAGCTCGGCTCTGCCGGAGCTCTGAGAGGCTGCTTCAGTGCGACGCTGCCCCCATGTGTCCAAACTCTGAGTTACATGAAGGTCAGACTCTTCACTGGCTTCACATCAGGTCATCATGTTGTTCACCAGCACAACAAAAACTACGCCACCACCAGAAGGTGGAGCccgtcagctgctgctggacacaACACAGTGACAACAACCACCACTGTCTTCTTATTGTGTCCTCACAGACCTGAGACACTGTCTTCTTATTGTGTCCTCACAGACCTGTGTGGAGCGTCCTCTGACTCCGCCCACCAGGAGCCGCAGCAGGAAGCAGATGAGGAGCTGCCACACGAAGCCTCAGACATGATGCTCACACACTgatgcgctgtgtgtgtgtgtggtgctggaCGTCCTCTGACTGTCTCAGTGTCCTGTGGTGCAGCGCAGAGCTCCACCCTCTGCTTCTGTCATGGAAACCACACACCTGTTTACATCATAgaaccccccctcctcctcccccactctGCACACACCTTACACCCAGTCCCAGTGGACACACACGCCGAGGGACACCATGCTCAGACAGAATGTCCTCACACACTCCCTCTTGACTCATCGCCCCGGCAACTGGGGGTTCACCTAGCAACAGCTGgtgggtctctctctctcacacacacacacatacacacacacagacacacacaccacggtTTCACTCGTCTGTGGtacaggaagctgcagaggTGCCTGGTGTGGACTTCATGTCCTCACAGGGACACGTCCTCCTGCTGGTGTTAGTGGACTGTTTGTTAAAGTGGGCGGAGCTTCTCtctttaaaaacagcagaaccCTGAAAGCttcaggtggtggtggtggtgtgacATGGTGGAGGTCAGCCGTCAGTCCCTGGGAGGTCAGACAGGAAGGACTCAGGCTGGACCGTCTCCTCCTCCATGGTTTTATGTAACTTACAGattgtgttatgttgtgttgCTTTTGTTGTGATGGCGGCAGCGTCTGAGTGGTCTGAAAGTTTCCGGTTTCTGGCCACCTGGGCTTCCTACCTGTGAAGCTGAAGTCCAGCTTCTGTCTGAGATGATACATCTGTTCACATTCTACATAACCTTCatacaggaggacagacaggaggacagacagactgactgaaggacagactgacaggaggacagacagactgactgaaagacagactgaaggacagactgacaggaggacagacagactgactgaaaacagactgacagactgaagggaggacagacagacaggaggacagacagactgactgaaggacagactgacaggaggacagacagactgactgaaggacagactgacaggaggacagacagacaggaggacagacagactgactgaaggacagactgacaggaggagagacagactgactgaaagacagactgacagactgaagggaggacagactgacagactgaagggaggacagacagacaggaggacagacagactgactgaaggacagactgacaggaggacagacagactgactgaaggacagactgacaggaggacagacagactgactgaaagacagactgacagactgaagggaggacagactgacagactgaagggaggacagacagacaggaggacagacagactgacaggaggacagacagactgacagactgaagggaggacagacagactgaaggacagacagacaggaggacagacagacagatggacagatggtGCAGAGCTGTCCGGTGCTGGGcggggacagctggtggagtctctgtctgcagcgtccaggTTCTTCATGAAGGACTGCTGTCCTCTCTGGTGCTTTGTCCCCAGTCTGCTTATTTGACTTTACACATGTTAAACATTAGGTTCACTCTGACTGGAGCTCCTGCAGCTTCACAGAGTTTCATATTTCCTGTGGACGTTTGAACGTCTCACGCTTTTAGGACATCTGCTGTCCTTGGAGTTCCTCTGTTCAGCTGTCTGAGGCTGGCTGCAGGGTGTGGTAgccaccacaagagggcagcagtgttcagctgtcagtctgatGCCGATCCCTGTGAGAACTCTTCAGGTGTGAGTGTCCTCTGTAGTTTATGACCCGGTCCTGCTCCAGGTGTTTCCTGACCCTGTCTGGGTTTGGGCTCTGGGTCTTTGTGAAGCACCTTCAGAAAGTTCTGTTTGGAGCTCAGCAGGCCGATCATCACACAGGCAACACCTGAAACTCCACCTGGTGCTGGTGCTGAGGGGATAGGACAGGCTCCAGGGGGCCGGGCCGGGCCCTTCAGGGGGCCGGGCTAATTCAACTTTCAATTCAGCTGTATTCTCTTCACAGAGACCAGAGCCTGGACCCCCTTTAGgatcaacagtgtcaggaaaaagtccctttaacaggaagaaacctcgaacaggacctggctcacaaggagaaccttcctgctaaGGGGGGGAGACACAAAACCACGAGAGAGTCTGGACACACTGTAGGTCCCATGAAACAATGGACCgtagagatggtggtggtgctgaGGAGGTGGGGGACTGCTCGTGGACCATGTTTGTGTCCTCCAGCGGTGTCGGCCTACAGCAGCAGAGCTATGATGAAGTTTAAAGACTAAGAGTTAGTCCGCCTCTTCTGCCTGTGGCTGATGTCGGGACGTGACCTGAACCCCCCAGACCTGCACACTGTGAGGCTCGTACACCTCACTGAACAGGGTGTAGTCTGGtctaaaggtggaggtggtgtctgcctctcagGCTGGGAACTGGTTCCTTTACACTTCAGCTGGACCAATATCAGCACTCGGCCGAGCTCTGCtggtccagagagagagagtgatcaGATGGTCTAGATCTGAGAAGGTCGGGTCCAAAAACTATGACCTCACATTATCAGAGTCTGCAGCATCGTCTGTCAAAGTCAGAGCACATGTGACCAAAGACAACACCTGCAGCTCACTGAACACCTGCAGCTCACcctcaccctcttcctcctgttgaTTCTGGCAGATTGATTCTGATGGTTTGGAGCCTGAGGTGAAGGATCCAGAACAGTCTGAACAGACTTAAAGCGATGTGGCTGAATGTGAATCTCTCTCCACTGAACATACATCAAGCAGAGAGATCAGAGACCGAACCGGGCTGGAGAGACGAGAACCGAGTGATCAGATGATTGTTGGGCAGGCCTTCATCTTCTCAGTCATCGTTGGAGTGACAGGATTCACTTTATCCAGAGGTCTGTGTTTCCATGATGTCATCTCTAACTCAGACTGTTCAGCCAGTGTGAGCTGAAGAATATCAGCATCCAGATCTAATGTAAGGTCCTCAGAGCGTAAAGACAGCGGTGCGCTGCATGCAGACGTCAGTGTGTGACGGTCCGCTGTACGTTTGTAGTACagataaaaagtgtgtgtgtggatcgcACACTGAGTGTGAGCTAATATCAGGCTTAAAACCTCCACCGGGTGTTGGCAGTAGTTTGCTCGGtggtccagcagagggcgctctTCTACAGTCTACACAgctcatgaacacacacagtctcagagCTGTGTTTGAGCTCAGTGGATGCGGATCATACTTCAGAAATGATCCATTCACGGTGACGGGGTGATGGGTGAGGTGGAGCACGCCGTGGACGACCGCCTGATGGGGctgacacacagctgacaaacacacacacacacacacaggtgacaaacaaacacacacacactcacaggcgacaaacacacactgacaggcgacaaacacacacacgaccaCACAGGAACATGCACGTATACACTCCCACTTTcactcactgtcacacacattcTGACCATCAAACTGCCACTGCTGCATTCAGGTGACACTGGGACAAACAGACGCTGCCTGTCGCTGGTCTACAGGCAGCGTCGTGCAGTGAGGCGCTGTGACTGTGACAAAAGCTCTGTTGTTGAAGCTCCAACATGCTGATGGAGCGGTCAGctgacagagaacacacacactcacacacacacacactccatcctaacacacacacacacacactccatcctaacacacacactcacacacacacactccatcctaacacacacactccatcctaacacacacacacacactgttgtacTATTGTTATTCAGATAAGACAATCCATTGTAAACCAACACTGGCAATACTATACAACtgattagactgtgtgtgtgtgtgtgtgtgacctccacaTAAATCCTCCTCTGTGCTTCTGATTGGTTCTATAGAAGAATTTGTGCAGCTGTGGGTCTGAGGCAGTGAAAATGATTTCAGTGattcacattgtgtgtgtgtgtgtgtgtgtgtggatgtccCATCAGAGCAATCATTGATCAgtgtgctaatgctaacagtcGCTGCAGTGACAGTTTATAtagtataaatgtgtgtgagctctgagcacagagagctgtgacCTGTGTGAAGTTACCTGAAGCAGccacagctgacacacacacacagagggactcACAACCTCTCAGGGAGTCGCTGCTGGTCAGTCAGCAGCTGGActaacagacagcagctgttagCCAAACTATCACCATCAAACAGGATCGAAGCGTTGAACACAAAGAACGAAGAAAATGTGTTCATGACACTTTTAAGGTCAAAGTCTGCTTTATTGTCAAAACCGTTATATGTGCTGGAAACACAGAGGACGAAGACTGCTCTGAACTCCACAACATATAACCAAGAACTAAGCCACAGTAGACAATGAATAGAAATATAACACACAATGATgaccacacaaaacacaaggcaCCAAAATAATCATTCTATAAAATACATGGGAAATAATGTATAATGTTATAGATACATAAATATGAGGACCCACCGACCAGCTccatgtgtgtgtccgtgtgtctgtgtgtctgtgtgtgtgtgtgtctgtgtctgtgtgtgtgtctgtgtgtgtgtgtgtgtctgtgtgtgtgtgtgtgtgtgtctgtgtgtgggtgtgtctgtgtgtgtgtctgtctgtgtgtgtgtgtgtgtgtgtgtgtgtgtctgtgggtgtgtctgtctgtgtgtgtgtgtccgtgtgtgtgtgtgtctgtgtgtgtgtgtctgtgtccgtgt
This sequence is a window from Parambassis ranga chromosome 17, fParRan2.1, whole genome shotgun sequence. Protein-coding genes within it:
- the ptmab gene encoding prothymosin alpha-B, which encodes MADTQVDSGSDISAKDLKEKKLVEEKENGKDAATNGKENEENGEPEVDDEEEEEVDEEDEEDDGEGDEEDEEEDDDEIEGGTKRAAEDDEDDDEDDVETKKQKTDDDD